From a single Nostoc edaphicum CCNP1411 genomic region:
- a CDS encoding GumC family protein, giving the protein MTLQESSGTFDKYSQILKRRWINALGVFVCIFIILQVATLFKKPYYLAEGKLKFQRTNTTSSLTGVGTEMSKLEPLVDNKSNPLNTEAEVIRSVPVVKTTINRLNLKDKKNIHLKTKQFLQMLTVKEINGSDILSISYKDTNPQLAAQVVNTLIDVYLEYNISSHRTQATTARKFIEKQLPNAELVVRQAEAELAEFKEKYKIVSLQEEATKALEVITALQQQINESQSRFADAEAQTQGIRKQLGMNSQQAIVMTSLSQTSGVQDILREVQQLESQLAARRTVLQENHPQIIDLVYKLQSLNGLLQQRIKNVKGANSSQLNNNFQLGELQQQLSARLVELESNRLGLASQITTLSGLQTAYKQRLNNLPRLEQQQRQFERKVQAAQSTYSLLLQKLQESRIAENQSLGNASMISEAEVPEESISSPMFLYLATCLLAGLTALSAVYFLEKIDKSIKNVDQAKELLKFTLLGIIPDFSKSKKSLRGNEELELYSKRLVVRDMPRSQINEAYRMLRANLRFTSADKELKVIVITSSVPREGKSTVAANLAITMAQMERKVLLIDADMRRPVQHKIWELINNQGLSNLIVGQGEIRTAIKQVMDNLYVLTSGVTPPNPGSLLDSKKMAALIQTLSVYYDFVIIDSPSLNVAADAATLGQMADGVLFVVRPGVVDSISASVAKELLEKSGQNVLGQVVNGAIPQTERYSYYYSTEENNLQETVGVRSRK; this is encoded by the coding sequence ATGACACTACAAGAATCTTCTGGAACATTTGATAAATATTCGCAAATCCTGAAACGCCGTTGGATTAATGCTTTAGGTGTTTTCGTTTGCATATTCATAATTTTACAGGTAGCTACATTATTCAAAAAACCTTATTATTTAGCAGAAGGAAAACTGAAATTTCAAAGGACAAATACTACTTCTTCATTAACAGGAGTAGGAACAGAAATGAGCAAACTAGAGCCATTAGTTGATAATAAAAGTAATCCTCTGAATACAGAAGCAGAAGTTATCCGTTCTGTACCAGTTGTCAAAACTACCATAAATAGACTTAATTTAAAAGACAAGAAAAATATACATTTAAAAACCAAGCAATTTCTGCAAATGCTCACAGTGAAGGAAATTAATGGCTCTGATATCTTAAGTATTTCCTATAAAGATACAAACCCACAACTAGCCGCGCAAGTTGTTAATACTTTAATAGATGTCTATTTAGAATACAATATATCATCTCATAGAACTCAAGCTACAACTGCTCGCAAGTTTATAGAAAAGCAACTACCAAATGCAGAATTAGTTGTTCGACAAGCAGAAGCAGAACTAGCAGAGTTTAAAGAAAAGTACAAAATTGTTTCTCTGCAAGAAGAAGCGACTAAAGCACTGGAAGTTATTACAGCATTACAACAGCAAATTAATGAATCTCAATCTAGATTTGCCGATGCTGAAGCACAAACTCAAGGAATCCGTAAACAATTGGGTATGAACTCCCAGCAAGCAATAGTTATGACTTCCCTTAGCCAAACGTCAGGAGTACAAGATATTCTTAGAGAAGTTCAACAGTTAGAATCACAACTGGCAGCTAGGCGGACTGTTTTGCAGGAAAACCATCCGCAAATTATCGATTTGGTATATAAATTACAGTCGTTAAATGGGCTACTACAACAACGGATAAAAAACGTTAAAGGGGCAAATTCATCACAGCTAAATAATAACTTTCAATTAGGAGAATTACAACAGCAGCTTTCTGCAAGACTTGTAGAATTAGAGTCAAATCGTCTGGGTTTAGCAAGCCAAATTACTACTTTATCTGGGTTACAAACTGCTTATAAACAACGTTTGAACAATCTACCGAGATTGGAACAACAACAGCGCCAGTTTGAACGTAAAGTACAAGCCGCACAATCTACTTATTCACTGTTACTACAAAAGCTGCAAGAAAGCCGAATAGCAGAAAATCAAAGCTTAGGTAATGCCAGCATGATATCCGAAGCTGAAGTACCGGAAGAATCAATTTCATCTCCAATGTTTTTATATTTGGCTACATGCTTATTGGCTGGTTTGACAGCTTTATCGGCTGTCTACTTTTTGGAGAAAATAGATAAATCAATTAAGAATGTTGACCAAGCAAAAGAGTTGCTAAAATTTACTTTATTAGGCATTATTCCTGACTTCAGCAAGTCGAAAAAATCTCTTCGTGGCAATGAAGAATTGGAGTTATATAGCAAAAGGCTTGTAGTTCGAGATATGCCGCGATCGCAAATCAATGAAGCCTACCGAATGTTGCGGGCAAATCTGAGGTTTACGAGTGCTGACAAAGAGCTAAAAGTTATAGTTATCACAAGTTCTGTACCCAGAGAAGGCAAATCAACAGTGGCGGCTAATTTAGCTATAACAATGGCTCAGATGGAGCGGAAAGTTTTACTGATAGATGCAGATATGCGTCGTCCTGTTCAACATAAAATCTGGGAACTAATTAATAATCAAGGTCTAAGCAATTTAATTGTTGGACAAGGTGAAATTAGGACAGCTATCAAACAAGTAATGGATAATTTATATGTCCTCACTTCTGGAGTTACACCTCCTAATCCAGGTTCTCTTCTCGACTCGAAAAAAATGGCTGCATTAATTCAAACTTTGTCTGTTTATTACGACTTTGTAATTATTGATTCTCCATCATTAAACGTTGCTGCTGATGCAGCTACTCTAGGTCAAATGGCTGATGGTGTTTTATTTGTTGTTCGTCCAGGGGTCGTTGATTCTATTAGTGCTAGTGTTGCTAAAGAGCTTTTAGAAAAATCTGGGCAAAATGTCTTGGGACAGGTAGTAAACGGAGCTATTCCTCAGACTGAGCGCTACAGTTACTATTACTCAACTGAGGAAAATAATCTCCAAGAAACTGTTGGAGTCCGAAGTAGGAAGTAA
- a CDS encoding ester cyclase, producing the protein MSNEQNKAIVLQFYKAFDNRNIDQALALLAPNFVAHIAGVSEPLNSDSFKKFGMAFYLAFTNSQHTFDEVIVEGDKVVTCGTFTATHLGEFQNLPATGRQIKLSIMHIDRINDGKIIEHWGQGDALGLMQQLGVIFLPGPTLLPHILKSLLSKTFKKPNIQA; encoded by the coding sequence ATGTCAAACGAACAAAACAAAGCTATTGTTCTCCAGTTTTATAAGGCTTTTGACAATCGAAATATTGATCAAGCATTAGCACTTCTCGCGCCCAATTTTGTTGCTCACATAGCTGGCGTATCTGAACCTCTTAATAGCGATAGTTTCAAAAAGTTTGGCATGGCATTTTACTTAGCCTTTACCAATAGTCAACATACATTTGACGAAGTAATTGTTGAAGGTGATAAAGTCGTCACTTGCGGAACGTTTACAGCGACACATCTTGGTGAATTCCAAAATCTTCCTGCAACAGGTAGGCAAATCAAGTTATCAATTATGCACATTGATCGCATTAACGACGGCAAAATCATCGAACATTGGGGACAAGGCGATGCGCTAGGATTAATGCAACAGTTGGGAGTTATATTTCTACCCGGCCCCACACTTTTACCGCATATTCTTAAAAGCCTTTTATCCAAGACATTTAAGAAGCCTAATATACAGGCATAG